In the Campylobacter showae genome, one interval contains:
- a CDS encoding toxin-antitoxin system YwqK family antitoxin has product MKILKFLFLLPLLAIGAQALEPKIVMKPEASLKNGLYYVKGKLYDGTLKMLRYSVEDLYDVNAMGMVYPRLKPLPPTLIREIDVQGGTAVRYRDYFDGRDKPSNEYPLKNGVREGTAKHYHADSGALMGESEYKNDVRDGRYRRYYFDEGGALKQEGFFKADRREGVFTDYYVSGEVSARSPYVGGLRNGEDIDYYKSGKIRGVRTYKEGKREGAEKWYYESGALEETGEYKNDRKNGAWKRFYENGKTRVVENYKDGEKDGVAREYYPSGKLRGEYEYKDGRQTGAGLDYYESGAPAAKVMFKDGRYHGLYEEYHENGKLKARVMFEDGLEVGEARHYYANGKLEAEGEFERGRLIRAKKYDEAGKLISDKSDKNGLPRD; this is encoded by the coding sequence ATGAAAATCCTAAAATTTCTATTTTTACTTCCGCTTCTAGCGATCGGTGCGCAGGCACTGGAGCCAAAAATCGTAATGAAGCCCGAAGCGAGCCTAAAAAACGGGCTTTACTACGTAAAAGGCAAGCTCTACGACGGCACGCTAAAGATGCTTCGATACAGCGTCGAGGACCTATATGACGTAAATGCGATGGGCATGGTCTATCCGAGGCTAAAACCTCTGCCGCCCACGCTCATACGCGAGATAGATGTGCAGGGCGGCACGGCGGTGCGATATCGAGACTATTTTGACGGTAGGGACAAACCCTCAAACGAATACCCCCTAAAAAACGGCGTCCGCGAGGGCACGGCAAAGCACTACCACGCAGATAGCGGCGCGCTGATGGGCGAGAGCGAATACAAAAATGACGTCCGTGACGGGCGCTACCGCCGCTACTACTTTGACGAGGGCGGCGCGTTAAAGCAGGAGGGCTTTTTCAAGGCGGACAGGCGAGAGGGCGTATTTACCGACTATTACGTTAGCGGCGAGGTTAGCGCACGCAGCCCATACGTCGGCGGGCTACGAAACGGCGAGGATATCGACTACTACAAAAGCGGCAAAATCCGCGGCGTGCGAACCTACAAAGAGGGTAAGCGAGAAGGCGCGGAAAAATGGTACTACGAAAGCGGCGCCTTGGAGGAGACGGGCGAATACAAAAACGACCGTAAAAACGGCGCTTGGAAGCGATTTTACGAAAACGGCAAAACGCGCGTGGTAGAAAATTACAAAGACGGCGAAAAGGACGGCGTAGCGCGCGAATACTACCCAAGCGGCAAGCTACGAGGCGAATACGAGTACAAAGACGGCCGCCAAACGGGCGCGGGGTTGGACTACTACGAGAGCGGGGCGCCGGCGGCAAAAGTAATGTTTAAAGACGGGCGCTATCACGGGCTGTACGAGGAGTATCACGAAAACGGCAAGCTAAAAGCCAGAGTGATGTTTGAGGACGGGCTGGAGGTCGGCGAGGCGCGCCACTACTACGCAAACGGAAAACTAGAGGCCGAGGGGGAGTTTGAGCGAGGCAGGCTCATCCGCGCCAAAAAATACGATGAAGCGGGTAAGCTAATCAGCGACAAGTCCGATAAAAACGGACTTCCGCGGGATTGA